In a genomic window of Methanofastidiosum sp.:
- a CDS encoding DUF1003 domain-containing protein, giving the protein MDELIFPEPYKHEHEKICDVNELYNEKQTFGEKASDWVTSKIGSWLFIFVQSVILLVWVSLNISAWINQWDPYPFIFLNLVVSLMASYTAPVIMMSQNRQDAKIRLEAHTDYLINLKAEEEIRVILDNLNAQNNAIQVIYQKLSSLEDSFKNTE; this is encoded by the coding sequence ATGGATGAATTAATTTTTCCTGAGCCTTACAAACATGAACATGAAAAGATATGCGATGTTAATGAATTATATAATGAAAAACAAACATTTGGCGAAAAGGCATCTGATTGGGTTACTTCTAAGATTGGGTCTTGGTTATTCATATTTGTACAATCTGTAATTTTACTAGTATGGGTTTCTTTGAATATATCTGCATGGATTAATCAGTGGGATCCCTATCCATTTATATTCTTAAATCTAGTTGTTTCGCTAATGGCATCTTATACGGCGCCTGTAATAATGATGAGCCAGAATAGGCAAGATGCAAAAATTAGATTGGAGGCCCACACAGATTATTTGATAAATTTAAAAGCAGAAGAGGAAATTAGGGTAATATTGGATAATCTAAATGCACAAAACAATGCTATTCAAGTAATTTACCAAAAATTATCTTCTCTTGAAGATTCATTTAAAAACACTGAATAA